ACGTCGAAGGTGTCGCTCTGGTTCTCGACCATACCCGTTGGAGGGCGGCGAGACGGATAGGCCTAGGAGTCCCGGCACTCAGCCGAGGCCGAGGGTCGCACCCGCATCGTCCGGCGTCGCGACGGGTCGGCCGATGGTCTCGGCGAACGTGCGGTTCAGCGGCCGAATCAGGCGTTGCTCTCGCCGAGTTCGCTCTCCTGCAGGTCGTTGTCCGCCAGCCCGGCGCGAAGGTCGCCGCCCGAGAGAAAGACGATATATCGGTACGCGATTTATCGTACTGCGGACCGAATGCACCGCGTTACTCGCCGTCGAAGACCTCCGAACCGATATCGGACAGTTCGCTCGCCTCGATGTGGGAGTACATCTCCGAGGTCGTCGACGGGTCGGCGTGGCGAAGCGCCCGCTGGGCCGCCGAATGCCCGGCCTCGCGGTAGTACATCTCGCCGGCGCCACGACGGCCACCGTGTAGCGTCAGGTAGTCCTTGGGGTCGTCGCTGGTGTCCACGTCCGCGGCGACGCTCAGTCGCCTGAACAGCCGTCTACCGCCGGACGTGGTCAGCGCCGGGGGCGTACAGTCGTATTCCCGTATCGCGTCAAGCGGGTCATCGAACGGGGCCAGCATCTCGTCAACTTCGTCCTCCGCGCGTCCGCGCTCGCGGAGATCCTCGCGAACGGACCCCCAGAGGCTCGGCCGGTGAAACGTCGGGAACAGCGGCCAGTCGTCCGCCGGGTCGAGGGCGTCGTGCCAGTGCCGCAGCGCAGGCACCGGCTTGTCCGTGAGCGGCGCCTGCTCGTCGTGCTGGCTCTTCCCCAGTACGTCGATGGTGCCGGCGTCCAGGTCGAGGTCGTCCCACGTCGCGCCGTTGCGACCCTCGCGGTCGTCGTCGCTGCGGGACAGCACCTCGGCCCCGCGGACGCCGGAGTAGCCGATCAGGTACGCCAGCGCCCAGTCGCGGACGGGCGCGAGCGCGTCGGTCCCGTCCTCGTCGATCGCCTCGCGCGCGCGGTCGTCCACGTACCGGAGCAACGTCCGGCGCTGTTCCGGGCTCCAGAACTGCCGGTCGCCAGACGAGTTCGAAGGTCGGTCCGGCATCGCTTCGAGCGGCATCGGGTCCTCGGCGGGGTTCTGGTCGACGTATCCCCACGTCTCGCACCAGCCGAGGTACGCCCGGACGGCGTTGAAGTACGTCCACGCGGTCGCGCGGGTGATCCCATCGTCCCCGTCGGCCTCGTTCGCCTTGACGCGCTGGTCGAGGTAGCGCCGCACCCAGCGCGCGAGGGTCCGCTCGTCGAGCGCTGCCAGATGGTCGACCCCGCGCTCGTCCAGCCAGTCTATCCAGAGCGGGAGGACGCGCTCCAGCTGCGCGGCATAGGCGCCGGAGCGAGATCCGTCCTCGTGGAGCGCGGTCGCCTTGTCGTCGAGGAAGTCTTCGAGGGGCGCGTCGATCGGGATCTTCGCGCCGTCAGCCCCCGGGGTAGCGTCGTCCTGAGTCGGGTCCATCGTCTACGCCGACCCGACGACGTCGACCCACTAGAATGTACTGCTGTTTATTGCTCTAAACGTGAGTGGCCTCCGGACACCGGAGTTCCGGTGAAACCGTCGTACTGCGGCCGGTTGTACGGTAAGAAGCGTCCTGTATATCATTAATCGCTATATAAAACCCATGCCGACTGAAGTTGAGACTACACCAGAATTAGCAGATCTTAAAATGGGGAGGGTGACGACGAACCAGTGAAGTGCTGGGTGACGCTTGAGATACCCGATCAACGCTGTTTCATGCTCCCACCCGTGGCATGCTTTCAGGATGAAGACGCGAAAGAGCGTATCCATCTCGATCTGTGAGACTGTCCAGATATCCGATTCCAGACCGTCGAGTGAGCTTCACTTATACAGCGGCGTCGCATCGTACACGGGTCAATCGAGATACTGCGGTGGCGCAATTGACCGGAACACGTCGCGTCGAGACACGGTGGTCGGTGCCATGGAAGACACGTCAGCCGTCCTCAGGGAATGCGATAGCGGTCCAGCCGCATGACGTGAGGGCTACCAGACCTCGTCGACTGAGACAGAGAAGTCCCGCAATCGTGGACCTGAACTACTTTTTACGGTATGAGAGTGTCAAGCCTAGAATAACCGTTCAATCAATCCACGGTCGCGGTGTTTCTCTGCGAGCAGGACCGAACACTCCACATCGTCGATAACGTCCAGTACGAGCGACCCGGTGACGAGTCTGCGGAGGAGCCCCTCTTCTGTCGCACCGAGAAGCAGAAGCGTCGAATCGTCCGCAGCGTTCCGGATCGCTGACTCTACGTCTCCGGTTTTGACGAGCAAATCAGCGTCCTCTAATTCGTTGTCTATCGCCCACTCTGTGAGGAACTGCTCGCCTGCCTCGCGGTCTGCAGCGACGTTGAGTAAGGTCACCTCGGCGTCGAACTCCGCTTGGAGGTATTTTGCGATGGTGGCCGACAGCTCCGAATCCGGGCCACCGGCCGTCGGGAGCAGTATGCGCGAGGGATCGAATCCACGGTCGCGCAGAATCAGGAAATCACAGGGGACGGCCTCGGTGAGCTCGTCGATCGCAGACTCCGCCCGTCCAGGAGAGCCATGCGAGTCAGGCCCCCAGCCCATAACGACGAGGTCGGCGGTGTGGGTTCGAGCGGCATCGAAGATCGCCTCGTAGGATTTGTGCGACAGGATGGTGTGCGTCTCGACGTCGACGCCGAACGTTTCAGCGTCCTCACGGGCATTGTCAAGCAGGTGCTGTGAACTATCGTCGATATCGTCGGATCGTTCGGCGGCAGCCGCTAGTGCCGTCTGGTCAGGCACCGTCACGATATGGGTGGCGACCACTGTCCCACCCCGTTGTTTGGCGATAGCACTGGCGAGCGTGATGAGTTCCTGCTCGTGTGCGGGATTGGCCAGTGGCACCATCACACGGAACTGCCCGCCATCTGGTTGGACGCTCGTGGCAGCGCTGACGGCTGCGTCAGGCATTTCCCGTGAGCGTGAGATGATATGCTTCGAGAGGATTCCCTGTTTCTCGGTTCGAGTACGAGCATAGAGGAAATACCACAGTATCGCCGCCACCGCGATGCCGAACGAAAGTATGAGTGCATCACTGGCGACAAAGACCAGCAGTGCAAAGGAAAAAACGACACCCAGTATCGGCAACAGCGGATACAACGGGACGACGAAATCTGGGGTGTACTCCTCGGGTCCGACGTAGCGCATCACGATAAGTGCCAAGTTCAACAGGCCGTAGATGATGAGATGCAGTCCCGAGGCTGCCCCGGACAGTAGCGTCAGATCGCCGATGATGATAAACAGGAGAATGAGCCCGCCGGTGATGCCGATAGCCCGATAGGGGGTTCCAAACCTCTGATGGATCTCGTTGAGCGCCGGTGTGACGATGCGGTCACGACCCATGGCGAAGTTGATACGCGAGGAAGCAAGGATGGAGGCGTTCGCACTTGAGGCGGTCGCAAGGAGGCCACCGAACAGCAGGGCACCGCCCATCGCGGCTCCTTGAATGTAGTCTCCCACTTCAACGACGGCGATGGGGTTCTCGGCGTCAGAGCTGATGATGTCTGCGATGAACCCCGGGGGAACGGCCGCGCTCATGATTACCAAGACGAGGGCGTAAACGACTGTCACGATGACAACACTGCCGATCACCGCGCGTGGGAGGTTCTTACCGGGGTCCTTGATTTCCTCGGCCACACTCGTTATCTGGACGAAGCCGAGATAGGAGACGAAGATGAGCCCCGTGGTCTCCAGAGTGGTGACGACATCAGTAGCAGCCGGGAGATTCGACGGTTCGGCTCGGAGCGTCCCCAGGAACGTGAACACGGTGAGGATACCTACCAACAGAACGACGATGATGTTCTGGAGTCGGCCCGTCTCCTTCGCGCCGACGTAGTTGACGAGAACGAAGAAGGCGCCACCGACGAGCGCGATCAGCTTCACCACGGTGATCGATAGCGACCCGACGCCGACAGTACCGGAGAGACCGAAGATGCGGGCGATGTACCGGCCAAATCCGACCATGTAGAAGGCGCTGGCGAAGGCCAGTCCGAGCCAGTTGGCCCAGCCGGCGACCGACCCTAACATCGGCCCCAGCGCGTGGTTGACGTAGTAGTAGGCCCCGCCCGAGCGGGGCATCGCAGTGCCGAGTTCGCTGGCCGACAGCGCCGTGAACATGGCGATGACGCCCCCCAAAACGAATGCCACGGACGCCAGCGACCCGGCCTTGAGGATAGCCTCGCCCGGCAGGACGAAGATGCCCGCACCAATCATCGTCCCAACACCGATCGTCAGAGCCGCGAGTGGTCCGAGGTCCTTGGCGAGATCTTCCTCACTCATACCTCGTCCTCACGAGGAAGGGCGATGACGGGGCGGTTCGCCTTGGTCACCAGTTTCACCGAAATGTCGCCAGACAGAAACTTCATAAGTCTATTCCCCCCGCGGGAACGGTAAGCGATGGCGCTGGCGCCGACCTCGTCAGCGGCGTTGAAAATCTCAGCAGCCACGTCCCGCCCGTAGGCGGTGTGTACGTCGGCATCGGGGAATACGGACTGGACGGCGGCGTACGATTCTGCGGCTAGGTCCTCGGATTGCTCGACCGGCGTCTTGTCTGGCACGCCGCCGCCCTTCTCTACAACGTGGAGGGCGGTCACATGAGTCGGCCCGTAAGGTTCCAGGGCAGTCGCCGTCGCCAACGCATCAGCTTCGTGAGCGACGGGAAGAAGTACGTGGGCGAGGATGTCTTCGTCGTCGGTCTCACTGCTCATACTGTCCAGTATGGCTACTCTCCGTTAAGAGTATGTATCCTGTCCATATAGATATCGTCGCCTACAGGTTCCGGTGACTCGATATCCGAAATAGCGCCTACAGCGGTTTGATCACATAGTGACAGAACAGGCAATCCCTCCTCGATAGGAGCGCGTACGTCCTATCATTCAGATATGAGGATTTATCGAGCAATTGTGCTAGTCGTGAGTCTTCTAAATGAAATCGCTGGAATCCCACATCATGCATTGTGACGGCCGACCTCAACTTCCATACGGCGAGGGAGGGGACGCTCCCCGGACTACAGAATGGCGGTCGGAAGAAGGCGACTAATCGTCCGAGCTCGCTCCCGCGTCCTCGGTGCTGCTCGTCACGTACGTCACCGGCGCGTCGAGGACGAACTCGTCGAGGAAGGCGGTCACGACGACGGTGCACTGGAGCGCCGCGTACGCCCACAGCGTGAGCGGCGCGGCGTACTCGCGATGGGCGTGCGAGCGGTCGGCCACGTAGTCGAGCGCGAAGACGACCGCGGCGGCGACGAGGCCCGCGGCGGCCGGGGAGAGGCGGAGCGCGGCGGCGAGCGGCGCGTCCCGAAACGGCGGAGCAGCGATCCACAGCGCGGGCAGCGCGAGGATCAGCAGGGGCGCGACCAGGACGTAGCCGAACGTGAACGCGGCGTCGAGTTTCGTCACGGGCGACACACGCGGCGACCGGAGCATCGCTAGCGTGT
This region of Halostella limicola genomic DNA includes:
- a CDS encoding tyrosine-type recombinase/integrase — its product is MDPTQDDATPGADGAKIPIDAPLEDFLDDKATALHEDGSRSGAYAAQLERVLPLWIDWLDERGVDHLAALDERTLARWVRRYLDQRVKANEADGDDGITRATAWTYFNAVRAYLGWCETWGYVDQNPAEDPMPLEAMPDRPSNSSGDRQFWSPEQRRTLLRYVDDRAREAIDEDGTDALAPVRDWALAYLIGYSGVRGAEVLSRSDDDREGRNGATWDDLDLDAGTIDVLGKSQHDEQAPLTDKPVPALRHWHDALDPADDWPLFPTFHRPSLWGSVREDLRERGRAEDEVDEMLAPFDDPLDAIREYDCTPPALTTSGGRRLFRRLSVAADVDTSDDPKDYLTLHGGRRGAGEMYYREAGHSAAQRALRHADPSTTSEMYSHIEASELSDIGSEVFDGE
- a CDS encoding amino acid permease, coding for MSEEDLAKDLGPLAALTIGVGTMIGAGIFVLPGEAILKAGSLASVAFVLGGVIAMFTALSASELGTAMPRSGGAYYYVNHALGPMLGSVAGWANWLGLAFASAFYMVGFGRYIARIFGLSGTVGVGSLSITVVKLIALVGGAFFVLVNYVGAKETGRLQNIIVVLLVGILTVFTFLGTLRAEPSNLPAATDVVTTLETTGLIFVSYLGFVQITSVAEEIKDPGKNLPRAVIGSVVIVTVVYALVLVIMSAAVPPGFIADIISSDAENPIAVVEVGDYIQGAAMGGALLFGGLLATASSANASILASSRINFAMGRDRIVTPALNEIHQRFGTPYRAIGITGGLILLFIIIGDLTLLSGAASGLHLIIYGLLNLALIVMRYVGPEEYTPDFVVPLYPLLPILGVVFSFALLVFVASDALILSFGIAVAAILWYFLYARTRTEKQGILSKHIISRSREMPDAAVSAATSVQPDGGQFRVMVPLANPAHEQELITLASAIAKQRGGTVVATHIVTVPDQTALAAAAERSDDIDDSSQHLLDNAREDAETFGVDVETHTILSHKSYEAIFDAARTHTADLVVMGWGPDSHGSPGRAESAIDELTEAVPCDFLILRDRGFDPSRILLPTAGGPDSELSATIAKYLQAEFDAEVTLLNVAADREAGEQFLTEWAIDNELEDADLLVKTGDVESAIRNAADDSTLLLLGATEEGLLRRLVTGSLVLDVIDDVECSVLLAEKHRDRGLIERLF
- a CDS encoding universal stress protein gives rise to the protein MSSETDDEDILAHVLLPVAHEADALATATALEPYGPTHVTALHVVEKGGGVPDKTPVEQSEDLAAESYAAVQSVFPDADVHTAYGRDVAAEIFNAADEVGASAIAYRSRGGNRLMKFLSGDISVKLVTKANRPVIALPREDEV